The Blastocatellia bacterium genome includes the window TGCTCATGCACGTCTTGATCCCCGCCCCCGCGAAAAGGAGCCGTGAAAGGCTCTCTCCTACACAGCAGCGAAGGTGCACCTCCTTAGGAGGGTACGCCAACATGTTGCACTCACGCTGAGTGTGCGAGAACCATTTCAAAACTCTCCTCAGCTTGAGAACATTGCTGCAAGGCCCGTAAATCAAGATCCCCCCAACGGTCGCCCTCTCAGGCCGAGCACTCACGGCTGGTTTCTGAACAGGGGGATCAGACATCATCTGCCAGGGCGGTTATTCCTTTAAGACTTACGCAATACACGAGGGTAGTCTGAATGAGATCGCTCAGGTAGGATGAACGTCACCCTTGGGGTCAGAAAATTTCTGGCCGCGTAATACCAATTGCCTTTTGAAGAACCCTCATGAATTGCCCATAACTGGTTACGGGAACGGGATCTATAAATCCGAAATCCACCCCTCCGCAATCTGCAATTGGTATAAGTCTGTCAGAGCGTCAATTTTCTGATGGCGTAAGAACGATGCCATTGAAACGGCCACAAGCTCCTCTCCATGTTGGCAGAACAGTCCAGCTATGAGTATAATAGCCACTTGTTGCAACCGGTGGCGGTCATGTCCATCGAAGAAATACTGCGTCGGGCGCAGGTGACTGAGCTGATTCTCTCGCCCTGTGTGTGCGTGTCTCGGGCAACACCGCTCGGACAGGTATTGGAGAGAATGCGGCAGGAGCGTCTCGGCTGTGTGGTTGTGTGTGAGGAGGATCGCGTGGTCGGGATCTTTACCGACCGTGATGTGTTGATGAAAGTTGTCGGAGCGGACGTTGATCGAACCTCTCCAATCGAGGCGTTCATGACGCCCGATCCGACGATCGTTCGCGCTAGGGATCGGATCTGGGAAGCGATGCGGTTGATGGACGAAGGAGGGTATCGCAACCTTCCCCTTGTGGATGACAACGGGCGCTGCCGCGGGATCGTCTCCGTTGGCAGTATCATAGACTTTCTCGCTGCCCACTTCCCGACCGAGGTCTACAACCTGCCCCCGCGCGCCGATCAGACGTTTGCTGCCCCGGATGGGGCTTGAAGGGTACCTCGCCAGCACGGGAGCCCGGTACGAGGCAGCATCAGCATGGGGAAGCATCATCTCAAAGAAAACAATAATCAGTGAGGCAAGGATGGATATGGAAAGGGTTGGTCTTGCAGAGGCAGAAGTCAAGCACCGTATCGAAGAGCTGGAAACCGTGACGGTCCGTTTCGCTGGAGACTCCGGCGATGGAATGCAACTGACGGGAACTCAGTTCAGCAATACGACGGCCATCGTGGGGAACGATCTTGGTACGTTTCCTGACTTCCCCGCAGAGATTCGTGCGCCCGCCGGAACGCTGCCGGGCGTGAGCGCCTATCAAATTTGTTTTAGCAGCCGGGATATTCGCACGCCGGGCGATCAACCGGACGTGCTGGTTGCGATGAATCCGGCGGCCCTCAAAGTTCATCTCCCTGACCTCCCTGAAGGAGGAATGATTATCGTCAACACGGATGCTTTCACCGAGCAGAATTTGAAGAAGGCCGGATATTCCTCAAATCCCCTAGAAGACGGATCGCTGGCGAAGTATCGGGTATTTAAGATCCCCATCACCACGGTCAACATGAGCGCCCTGCGCGAGATCAATCTTCCGGCCAAAGACA containing:
- a CDS encoding CBS domain-containing protein, producing MLAEQSSYEYNSHLLQPVAVMSIEEILRRAQVTELILSPCVCVSRATPLGQVLERMRQERLGCVVVCEEDRVVGIFTDRDVLMKVVGADVDRTSPIEAFMTPDPTIVRARDRIWEAMRLMDEGGYRNLPLVDDNGRCRGIVSVGSIIDFLAAHFPTEVYNLPPRADQTFAAPDGA